Within Ignavibacteria bacterium, the genomic segment CTAAGACTAACCAAAAAGTTCCGAAAAATTCTGCAATTAATTTTTTCATAAATGCTCCTAATAAATTGTTATTAAATTATTAACACGAATTAATTACTTCTAGTCTCCTAAACAAACAAACCAACATCGCTGAAGTAAAAAATTAATTTTCATTAACATATTTTCGTTCACAGCCGCTTTTTGATTTAACTTCAATTAAATCTTCCGGAAGACAAGAGTGAAAAGATAGAACGACTAAATCTTCATTTCCAGGAAAAAATTCATGCGGCAGATTTTTATCTATTATATACCAGGTGTTCTCATTAGATGAATCAAATGATTTCAAATCGCGCAATTTGTCGCCGATCATCACCTTACCGCATCCCTCAATTACTGTAGTATGTTGAACACTATTTGGATGATAGTGGGAGATTGAGGGAGTATTTTTTTTAATAACAAATATC encodes:
- a CDS encoding cupin domain-containing protein; its protein translation is MKQSYLTKLNKITELIFNDSDLIGIIEKLKLELNLSDQPFLGKAIKSISLPFTLPDEIKSVWIFVIKKNTPSISHYHPNSVQHTTVIEGCGKVMIGDKLRDLKSFDSSNENTWYIIDKNLPHEFFPGNEDLVVLSFHSCLPEDLIEVKSKSGCERKYVNEN